The Microaerobacter geothermalis genomic sequence TGCCAGGCTGCTCAAAAACATATGGTTAGACAAAAGCAGGGAAAAATTATAAATATCTCTTCAACCTCTGCTTTAGGTAATCGTGGTCAAGCAAACTATGCAGCAGCCAAGGCAGGGATTCAAGGTTTTACAAAAACCTTGGCTATAGAATTAGGCCCATTTGGTATTCAGGTCAATGCAGTAGCGCCAGGATTCATAGAAACAGAAATGACTCGTTCCACTGCCAAACGATTAGGAATATCCTTTGAAGAATTAGTAGAAAAAAAGAAAGCAATGATTCCATTAAGAAGATCAGGCAAACCTGAGGATATTGCAAATGCAGTACTTTTTTTTGCATCTGATGAATCTGATTTTGTGTCAGGGCAGGTTCTATATGTGAGAGGTGGCCCTTAAGTGAATGAATGGCGTAGTGGATTAATTCTTACAATAATTGCCCTGTTTTTTTTAGATCGTTTCTTTAACCTTCCTTATGGGGAAAAGATTTTAGCAGGATTAACACTTTTAGTTATAATAATCTCCATTCCTATATCCCGAGGTATTCCAAAAATTTTTGGCAGTTTAATGCTGGTTATTGGAACACTTATTTTATTGGGAAAAGACAGTGGTATTGATGAATGGGCCCAAAGCATGATTCGAAATCTCCCATTAATGGCTTTAATAGTTTTGGTGCCCATTTTAACAATACCTATTAAATTAGGAGGCTATGATTCAAACATAGAATCGATAACGAATCGTTATCGAAGCAAACCTAATCTATTATTTCTATCTATTTCTATTGTTTTTCAGATGATTGGACCAGTTGTTAATTTGGGTTCCATTCGATTAATTGATGCTATGTTAAAAAAGCTAAAGCTTCCAGCAGAGTTTTTAGGGAAGGTATATATACGCGGGTTTACGTCTATTATTACCTGGTCACCTTATTTTGCTGCTGTACTCCTTATTCTTTATTATGTGGATATTCCATTAGTAAGCTATCTTCCCTTCGGGATTTTACTTGGACTGCTACAACTGATTATTGGAAATTTACTGTTTATTAAAGAAGCAAAAAAAATAGAATTTCCTGAGATTACAGAGAGCCATGAAAATAATCGATGGAAGATATTTGAGTTAATTGTAGCCTTTTCTATATTAACTTCAATTGTGTTTTTCTTCGAATATTGGCTTCAGATGGACATGATTATGATTGTAGCACTGTCTGTGTTTATTTTTCCATTTTTTTGGAGTCTTTATTTAAAATCATTTAGAAGGTTTATTCAATCTTTAAATTACTATCGAAAATACATCGTTCCTGGAACATCAAATGAAGTTATTCTTTTTTTGACAGCAGGATTTTTTGGGGCAGTTTTATCAAATACATCTATCGGATTACTTATAAATGATGGTCTCAGATATTTAGCTGAAACTTCAATTTTATTGATGATTATTTTAACAATTATCCTTACTAGTCTTTTGGCTTTGTTTGGGGTCCATCAAATCGTTACTTTAATCTCTGTAGCATCCAGCGTTATTGCATCAGATTTAGGTATAGAAAAAGTTGTTTTCGCTTTATTGCTTATGAGTGCCTGGTCAGTTTCTACAATCGTTTCTCCTATTACACCTGTCAATGTCATTGTTTCAAGCTTAATTAATAAAAAACCGTTACAAGTATCATTAAAATGGAATGGAGTTCATGCTTTATTAGTAATATCAGCTCATACCCTTTATATTTATCTCGTTCATATATGGATAAGTGGAGGTAAATAATGATGAAAATCTTACAAATCTTATCGATGTATCATTTAGATGGAGAAAAAATCTTACATGAACATGCTGAAGTAATAAAAACGAATCAATATGATCAAGAACATATTATCTCTCTACTGTTAAAACACAAAGATATTAAGGGAATTATTTTACGTGCTCCAGCCCGTATTACTTCTGAAATTATAGAGGCAGCAAGTTCAGTAAAAGTAATTTCAGGTGCTGGAGTTGGGTTAGATAACATAGAAGTAGATTCTGCGACAAAAAAAGGAATTGCTGTATTACATGCTCCAAAAGTTAACACAAAATCTACTGCTGAACATGCTGTGGGATTATTCTTTTCATTATATAAAAAGATTCTTCCGTTTGACAGGGAGACTCGTAAGGGAAATTTTTTAATTCGGGATCAATTATTTTCCCACGATTTACTAAATAAAGAATTAGGGTTGGTAGGTTGGGGCTCTATTGCCCGACATGTTGCTAAAATATGCAGTTTAGGTCTTGGAATGAATGTTAGAAGTTACGTAAGAAGAGTAGATGATGAAAAAATAAGTGCAGCCAACAAATTAGGAGTGAGATTAATAACAAATCTTTCTGAAATTTTTAGTCATTCTGATATCATATCTGTTCATCTTCCTCTTACGGAAGAAACTAGGGGATTGATAAATAGAAAGTATTTCTCACTAATGAAACCTAGTGCTTATTTTGTCAATACAGCCAGAGGGGCTGTAGTTAATGAAACGGATCTTATAGAAGCTTTAAGTAATAGACAGATTGCTGGAGCTGGTCTTGATGTATTTTCTGAAGAACCTCCTAGTCCAAATCATCCCCTTTTCAAGTTAGATAATGTTGTTATATCTCCCCATATTGGCGGGATAACCGAAGAATCGGCGAGGTTATCTTCAACTGTAATAGCCAATAATGTTATTCGTTTCTTAAATGGGGAAAAGCCTCAACATATCGCCAATCCGGAAGTGATAAACATGGTTTGATAAATTTTAAAAGTATGAAGTTATTTTTATATCATCATATAAAGAGGTAGGGAATATGTTACAAACGAAAATTACAGAAATGTTTGGAATAAAATATCCTATTATTCAAGGTGGACTCCAAGGATTAGGGACGTCATCTTTAGTTTCAGCGGTTTCTGAATCAGGAGGACTCGGTTTAATTACTGCTGGAAGTTATAGAGATAGACATGACATGAAAATGGACATACGCAAGGTTCGAGAAAAAACAGCTAAACCTTTTGGTGTTAACCTTACTATTGGAATTCGTAGATCAATGGATGAGTTTGTAGAAGGAGTATTGGAAGAAAAGATTCCTATTGTTTTTACATCAGGAGCTAATCCAGAAAAATATATTCCTTTGTTTAAAAAAGCTGGTATTCAGGTAGTCCATGTGGTTCCATCCGTCCGCTATGCCAAGAAAGCGGAGGAATTAGGATGTAATGCGGTAGTTGTTGTAGGATATGAATGCGGAGGACATCCAGGCCTTTCGGATCAGACAAGTCTGACTTTGATACCCCAAGCTGTTAAGGAGGTATCGATTCCGGTTATTGCTGCTGGTGGGTTTTGTTCTGGCCGAAGCTTATTGGCAGCATTGTCCTTAGGGGCAGAAGGTGTACAGATGGGCACATGTTTTTTGGCCACAAAAGAAAATCCACTACATCCAAAAATTAAAGAAAAAGTATTGAAATTAAATGAAGATGCAACAGTAATCATTAAACGATCTTTGCGAAAGCCAGCTCGGGTAATGAAAACTGAAGTCTCAGAAAAGGTGTTGGCGTTAGAGGAACAAGGGGCGGGTTTAGAAGAATTATTACCCTACATCGGCGGAGAAGCTTACAATAAAGTGATTAAAACCGGAGACCTAAGCAAAGGGGTTATTTCTCTGGGACAGGTTGTAACGATGATCGACAAGATTTTATCTGTTGATGATTTAATCAAGAACATGATCGAGGAAGCAGAGACCCTTTTAGAAGAAATGTCTAACAAATATCTAAAATACCGGAAGGAGGATTATTCATGAAAATACTTGTATGTCTAAAACAAACCTTCGATACCGAAGAAAGAATCGTCATACAGGATGGCCAAATCAGTGAAGAGGGTGTTGAATTTATCATCAACCCCTATGATGAATATGCCGTAGAGGAAGCCCTGAAATTAAGGGAACAGCACGGTGGGGAAGTGACCGTGATTACCGTTGGACCAACCCGGGCTGAATCTGCGCTTCGCACAGCTTTAGCCATGGGTGCAGATAAAGCGGTGATTGTCCATGATGAAAGTCTCTTTGGAGATGAATACACCATTGCCAAAGTATTGGCAGCCGTTGTCAAGCAAAGGGAATACGACATCATCCTTGCCGGAAACATGGCGGTGGATGACGGTTCTGCCCAGGTTGGACCAAGATTGGCCGAAGAATTAGGGATTCCTCATGTCTCCACCATTGTCAAGTTGGATGTGGAAGGGAACAAGGCCCGTGTAGAAAGGGATGTAGAAGGAGATACGGAAGTGATCGAAGTTCAGCTTCCCGTTTTGGTCACGGCTCAGCAAGGTTTAAATGAACCAAGATATCCATCCTTACCCGGTATAATGAAGGCGAAAAAGAAGCCGTTAGAAAGATTAAGCGCCGGTGACCTCGGATTAGATCCGTCCGCCATCAATAGTAAAACGGAACTGGTTGATCAATATCTTCCACCCAAAAAAGAAGCAGGAAAAATCCTTCAGGGTGAAATTGGAGATCAGGTAAAAGAACTGGTACAGCTTCTTCGCAATGAAGCCAAAGTCATTTAGTGAAAAAAAGGGGAAGAAACCGTGAGTAAAAATATATTGGTATTTGCCGAAACAAGAGATGGACAATTGCGCAATGTATCCTTGGAATCCCTGTCTGCAGCCAAGAAAGTGTCCAATGGCGGAAATGTTTCTGCGGTATTGTTTGGAGCAGATGGATCAGCAGCAGATAAATTGGCCCAATATGGCGCAGATAAAGTATACGTAGTGGAACATGAGCAGTTAAAACAATATACCAATGATGCCTATACCCAGTCCTTTGTTCAAGTAATCAATGCGGTAAAACCCGATGTTATCTTCTTGGGGCACACTTCCATCGGCCGGGATTTGGCACCCAGAGTGGCGGCTAAGTTAGGGTTGGGACTTATTTCTGACTGCACAGATATTTCTGTAGAGGGAGACGAAGTGATTTTTACCCGTCCCATCTATGCCGGGAAAGCCTTTGCCAAAAAGAAAGTGGTGGAGGGAACCATCTTTGCCACCATTCGTCCCAATAACATTGCCCTGGATGAACCGGAGGCAGGCAAAACAGCAGAAGTGGTTAACTTTTCTGTAGAAATAAAGGACTTACGTACCGTTGTAAAGGAAGTGGTGCGCAAGGCATCCACCGGTGTGGATTTATCTGAAGCCAAAGTGGTTGTTTCCGGAGGCCGGGGAGTGAAGAATGCTGACGGGTTTAAGCCTCTTCAGGAATTGGCTGATCTATTGGGCGGTGCAGTCGGAGCTTCCCGCGGGGCATGTGATGCCGAATACTGCGATTACTCCTTACAGATTGGGCAGACGGGTAAAGTGATCACTCCAGACCTGTATATTGCCTGCGGAATCTCTGGAGCCATTCAGCATTTAGCCGGTATGTCCAACTCCAAGGTGATCGTTGCTATAAATAAGGATCCGGAAGCTCCTATTTTCCAAGTGGCCGATTATGGAATCGTTGGGGACCTGTTTGAGGTTGTTCCGCTTATCACAGAGGAGTTTAAAAATATATTGGTCATGAATTAATTTTTAAATAAAGACTTCATTAAGATAACAATCTGAGCCATTGACGAATGTCAATGGTTTCATTTACAATATAAGAAAATTCTAACAATGTCGACAGACGACAAGCATAGGCAGGTGAATTCGTTGAATTATTTTAAGGTGGAGAAATCCCTTCCGCTATATGAACAAATTTATTATTCTTTAAAAAAAATGATTATGGATGGGGTATTTCAACCTGGAGAACGTATTTTTGAATCGAAAATTGCTAGGGAATTTGGGATTAGTCGAAGTCCCGTTCGGGAAGCGATTCGATCCCTCCAAAATGAGGGTCTCCTTATTTTAGATCAGAAATCCCAAATTTTAGTCTATCGTCCATCCCTTCATGATATTAAAGAAATTTACCAATGTCGGATGGCCTTGGAATCAATGGCAGCCTCATTGGCTGCTTCTCAAGTGAATGATCAAGAGATAGAAGAATTGGAACAAGTTTTATCGCTGACAAAGAAAGCATTGGAAGAAAATGATCCTAACGAAGCCATTAACCAAAATGCCAAATTTCATGATTTGATTATTCAATTCAGTAGGAATAGGCGTTTGCAGACTCAACTTGAATCCCTTAGAGCCCTTACCCATTTTTATCGAGTTCATAACTTTCAGGGGAAAAGCAGAGGAAGAACCATATTAAGTGATCACCATGGCATATTAACGGAACTAAAAAACAGAAACCCGGAGAAGGCATCCCACGTCATGTCTCAACACATGATGAGGGATATGAATCATCTCCTTCAATTGTTTCAAAACAATAATAAATGAGGTGAAAAGAATGAGGACTTTTGAAATTGCCGTAATACCTGGAGATGGGATTGGAAAAGAAGTGGTACCTGAAGCATTAAAGGTTCTTGAAACAGTAGCAGACGTCCACGGTGGCCTGAAATTTCAATTTACCCAATTTCCGTGGAGTTGTGATTATTACGTGGAGCATGGAGAAATGATGCCCAAGGATGGATTAAACATCCTGTCTAACTTCGAGGCCATTTTTTTGGGGGCGATTGGCAATCCAAAACTGATTCCTGATCATATTTCCTTGTGGGGGTTGTTGATCAAAATTCGCCGGGAGTTTGAACAGGTGATTAATATCCGTCCGGCCAAATTACTTAAGGGAGTCACTTCTCCTCTGGTAAATCCAAATGACTTTGACATCATCGTCGTCAGGGAGAACAGTGAGGGGGAATATAGTGAAATTGGGGGGCGGATTCATAAAGGAGAAGATGAAATGGCCATTCAAAATGCTGTCTTTACCCGCAAAGGGGTAGAAAGGGCCATGAGATATGCCTTTGAATTGGCTAAGAAAAGAAGAGGTCATGTCACCAGTGCCACCAAATCCAATGGGATTTTCCACTCCATGCCTTTTTGGGATCTGGTTTTCAAGGATGTAAAGGAAGATTATCCCGATGTGGATACCGCATCCTACCATATTGATGCCTTGGCTGCCTTTTTTGTGACCAGGCCGCATATTTTTGATGTGATTGTAGCCAGCAATTTGTTTGGAGATATATTAACCGATTTGGGAGGAGCAATCATGGGTAGTATCGGGATTGCTCCGGCAGCCAATATCAATCTGAACGGAAAGTATCCCTCCATGTTTGAACCGGTCCATGGTTCAGCCCCGGATATTTATGGGAGAGGAATTGCCAATCCCATTGGACAGATTTGGACGGCAAAAATGATGCTGGATCATTTTGGAGAAGATGAGTTGGGTAAAAAGCTCCTTAAGGTGATGGAGGATGTCACTGGAGATGGCATCAAAACCCCGGATATTGGCGGGAAAGCTACCACTCGGGAAGTCGGAGAAGAAATCTGCAAACGGGTAAGGGGATTGGCTTGATCCATCATTTATCAAAATATACAATGTATCTCATACTGGGGGCCGTAGGCGGATTTATCGCGGCCCTGATTGGAATTCCCGGCGGTTTTATCATTACTTAGCAGAAGACTCCCATCTTCTATAAGTGGGAGATAAATGCTGACTGATTACAAACAAATGTTCCATAACGCCTTTTCTTATGATATAATCATCATAGGAAGAGGAGGTGAAACGATAAAGATAATTACCTCATCAGGGGCAAGCAATTAAAAAGCATCAATGGTTACATAAATCAACGAATTGCACACTACCAATCTATACGAATGAAACAGGTGGGAGCAAAAGCATTCCGTACTACCAAACATATACAGAAATTACGAATGAAACGACATCATATCCTTCAGAATTATCTCCATCAAGCAAGCAGAAAAATAATCGAGCTAGCAAAAACCTATCAAGTGGGGAAAATCGTCATTGGCGAGATCAAAGAGATCAAACAGCA encodes the following:
- a CDS encoding SDR family NAD(P)-dependent oxidoreductase is translated as MSRLKNKVAFVTGGGQGIGKAIAARFAEEGARVYVMEINEELINKTSYELQNQGLPVYSLVGDVTSRVDVETHIEYVINKEGHIDILVNNAGIIRDNLVHKMTDDDWDTVISVHLKGTFICCQAAQKHMVRQKQGKIINISSTSALGNRGQANYAAAKAGIQGFTKTLAIELGPFGIQVNAVAPGFIETEMTRSTAKRLGISFEELVEKKKAMIPLRRSGKPEDIANAVLFFASDESDFVSGQVLYVRGGP
- a CDS encoding hydroxyacid dehydrogenase; the protein is MKILQILSMYHLDGEKILHEHAEVIKTNQYDQEHIISLLLKHKDIKGIILRAPARITSEIIEAASSVKVISGAGVGLDNIEVDSATKKGIAVLHAPKVNTKSTAEHAVGLFFSLYKKILPFDRETRKGNFLIRDQLFSHDLLNKELGLVGWGSIARHVAKICSLGLGMNVRSYVRRVDDEKISAANKLGVRLITNLSEIFSHSDIISVHLPLTEETRGLINRKYFSLMKPSAYFVNTARGAVVNETDLIEALSNRQIAGAGLDVFSEEPPSPNHPLFKLDNVVISPHIGGITEESARLSSTVIANNVIRFLNGEKPQHIANPEVINMV
- a CDS encoding NAD(P)H-dependent flavin oxidoreductase, with product MLQTKITEMFGIKYPIIQGGLQGLGTSSLVSAVSESGGLGLITAGSYRDRHDMKMDIRKVREKTAKPFGVNLTIGIRRSMDEFVEGVLEEKIPIVFTSGANPEKYIPLFKKAGIQVVHVVPSVRYAKKAEELGCNAVVVVGYECGGHPGLSDQTSLTLIPQAVKEVSIPVIAAGGFCSGRSLLAALSLGAEGVQMGTCFLATKENPLHPKIKEKVLKLNEDATVIIKRSLRKPARVMKTEVSEKVLALEEQGAGLEELLPYIGGEAYNKVIKTGDLSKGVISLGQVVTMIDKILSVDDLIKNMIEEAETLLEEMSNKYLKYRKEDYS
- a CDS encoding electron transfer flavoprotein subunit beta/FixA family protein, which codes for MKILVCLKQTFDTEERIVIQDGQISEEGVEFIINPYDEYAVEEALKLREQHGGEVTVITVGPTRAESALRTALAMGADKAVIVHDESLFGDEYTIAKVLAAVVKQREYDIILAGNMAVDDGSAQVGPRLAEELGIPHVSTIVKLDVEGNKARVERDVEGDTEVIEVQLPVLVTAQQGLNEPRYPSLPGIMKAKKKPLERLSAGDLGLDPSAINSKTELVDQYLPPKKEAGKILQGEIGDQVKELVQLLRNEAKVI
- a CDS encoding electron transfer flavoprotein subunit alpha/FixB family protein, with product MSKNILVFAETRDGQLRNVSLESLSAAKKVSNGGNVSAVLFGADGSAADKLAQYGADKVYVVEHEQLKQYTNDAYTQSFVQVINAVKPDVIFLGHTSIGRDLAPRVAAKLGLGLISDCTDISVEGDEVIFTRPIYAGKAFAKKKVVEGTIFATIRPNNIALDEPEAGKTAEVVNFSVEIKDLRTVVKEVVRKASTGVDLSEAKVVVSGGRGVKNADGFKPLQELADLLGGAVGASRGACDAEYCDYSLQIGQTGKVITPDLYIACGISGAIQHLAGMSNSKVIVAINKDPEAPIFQVADYGIVGDLFEVVPLITEEFKNILVMN
- a CDS encoding GntR family transcriptional regulator; this encodes MNYFKVEKSLPLYEQIYYSLKKMIMDGVFQPGERIFESKIAREFGISRSPVREAIRSLQNEGLLILDQKSQILVYRPSLHDIKEIYQCRMALESMAASLAASQVNDQEIEELEQVLSLTKKALEENDPNEAINQNAKFHDLIIQFSRNRRLQTQLESLRALTHFYRVHNFQGKSRGRTILSDHHGILTELKNRNPEKASHVMSQHMMRDMNHLLQLFQNNNK
- a CDS encoding tartrate dehydrogenase translates to MRTFEIAVIPGDGIGKEVVPEALKVLETVADVHGGLKFQFTQFPWSCDYYVEHGEMMPKDGLNILSNFEAIFLGAIGNPKLIPDHISLWGLLIKIRREFEQVINIRPAKLLKGVTSPLVNPNDFDIIVVRENSEGEYSEIGGRIHKGEDEMAIQNAVFTRKGVERAMRYAFELAKKRRGHVTSATKSNGIFHSMPFWDLVFKDVKEDYPDVDTASYHIDALAAFFVTRPHIFDVIVASNLFGDILTDLGGAIMGSIGIAPAANINLNGKYPSMFEPVHGSAPDIYGRGIANPIGQIWTAKMMLDHFGEDELGKKLLKVMEDVTGDGIKTPDIGGKATTREVGEEICKRVRGLA